The following proteins come from a genomic window of Streptomyces sp. NBC_00539:
- a CDS encoding DUF4240 domain-containing protein — protein MDETEFWEIVDSTREAAEGDPEEHAELLVERLAQLDPDSVLDFARHFESRYNRAYTWDLWGAAWVLLDGASDDAFDYFRCWLIGQGREVFEGAVHDPDSLAELLGDFDEEIDGDGEELGYAADEAYEQLTGAVAPDLGVALQPAEPEGAPLDFENEAVLAERFPRLWDRFRG, from the coding sequence ATGGACGAGACGGAGTTCTGGGAGATCGTCGACAGTACCCGCGAGGCCGCCGAGGGCGACCCCGAGGAGCACGCCGAGCTGCTCGTGGAGCGCCTCGCGCAACTCGACCCGGACTCCGTGCTCGATTTCGCCCGGCACTTCGAGTCCCGGTACAACCGGGCGTACACCTGGGACCTGTGGGGCGCGGCCTGGGTGCTGCTCGACGGGGCCAGCGACGACGCGTTCGACTACTTCCGCTGCTGGCTGATCGGCCAGGGGCGGGAGGTCTTCGAGGGCGCGGTGCACGACCCGGACTCGCTGGCGGAGCTGCTGGGCGACTTCGACGAGGAGATCGACGGGGACGGCGAGGAGCTCGGGTACGCGGCCGACGAGGCGTACGAGCAGCTGACGGGCGCGGTGGCGCCGGACCTGGGCGTCGCGCTGCAACCGGCCGAGCCGGAGGGCGCGCCGCTGGACTTCGAGAACGAGGCCGTGCTCGCGGAGCGCTTCCCCCGGCTGTGGGACCGGTTCAGGGGCTGA
- a CDS encoding TetR/AcrR family transcriptional regulator has translation MRSPRPYSPQAGPAAQSLTERRKAATQLDIARAACELFAEHGPDGTTAEDIAHRAGVALRTFYRYFRNKQEAVAPLLAGGGDAWRALLAEEDPGTPLAEALDRAVTRSLSDLQSIEEGLEVTRGLLRAAATDEALRAVWYRVNQDSEERLLPVVSRLAGPDADPVEIRLLAAAATDSIRIALELWSATDAPTSGPGSPAELAVRCLHALTGAMPLLR, from the coding sequence GTGAGATCCCCTCGTCCGTACTCCCCCCAGGCCGGCCCCGCAGCGCAGTCGCTGACCGAGCGCCGGAAGGCGGCCACCCAGCTCGACATCGCCCGCGCCGCCTGCGAACTGTTCGCCGAGCACGGCCCGGACGGCACCACCGCCGAGGACATCGCCCACCGGGCCGGTGTGGCCCTGCGCACCTTCTACCGCTACTTCCGCAACAAGCAGGAGGCCGTGGCCCCGCTGCTCGCGGGCGGCGGCGACGCCTGGCGCGCCCTCCTCGCCGAGGAGGACCCCGGCACCCCCCTCGCCGAGGCCCTGGACCGCGCGGTGACCCGCTCGCTCAGCGACCTGCAGTCCATCGAGGAGGGCCTGGAGGTCACCCGCGGCCTGCTCCGCGCGGCGGCGACCGACGAGGCCCTGCGCGCCGTCTGGTACCGCGTGAACCAGGACTCCGAGGAACGCCTGCTCCCGGTCGTCTCCCGGCTCGCCGGCCCGGACGCCGACCCCGTGGAGATCCGCCTGCTGGCCGCCGCCGCGACCGACTCCATCCGGATCGCCCTGGAACTCTGGTCGGCGACCGACGCCCCCACCTCCGGCCCCGGCTCCCCCGCCGAACTCGCCGTCCGCTGCCTCCACGCCCTCACCGGTGCCATGCCCCTCCTGCGCTGA
- a CDS encoding GntR family transcriptional regulator, protein MTPPVVHSLREQIREHIVEGIVSGRWKPGERIVERRIAVELEVSQTPVREALRELETLRLIESAPNKGVRVRNLSAADLEEIYPVRAGLEQIAAELAAPRLAADCTALEPHVAALWEADRAEDGTAQVRHTVGFHRELVRAAGNSVLLHTWESLGIEVFTALSIRWLGTVQKSYAEEHAALVEAFRNQDPDIGVLVKRHVLGCAPRA, encoded by the coding sequence ATCACCCCACCCGTCGTGCACTCGCTGCGCGAGCAGATCCGCGAGCACATCGTGGAGGGGATCGTCAGCGGCCGCTGGAAGCCCGGCGAGCGGATCGTCGAGCGGCGGATCGCCGTCGAGCTGGAGGTCAGCCAGACGCCCGTCCGCGAGGCCCTGCGCGAGCTGGAGACGCTGCGGCTGATCGAGTCGGCGCCGAACAAGGGCGTCCGCGTGCGCAACCTCTCCGCCGCCGACCTGGAGGAGATCTATCCGGTCCGGGCCGGCCTGGAGCAGATCGCGGCCGAGCTGGCGGCGCCGCGGCTGGCGGCGGACTGCACGGCGCTGGAGCCGCACGTGGCGGCCCTGTGGGAGGCGGACCGGGCCGAGGACGGAACGGCGCAGGTGCGGCACACGGTGGGCTTCCACCGCGAGCTGGTGCGGGCCGCCGGCAACAGCGTGCTGCTGCACACCTGGGAGAGCCTGGGCATCGAGGTCTTCACGGCCCTGTCCATCCGGTGGCTGGGTACGGTGCAGAAGTCGTACGCGGAGGAGCACGCGGCCCTCGTGGAGGCCTTCCGCAATCAGGATCCGGACATCGGCGTCCTGGTGAAGCGGCACGTCCTGGGGTGCGCGCCGCGAGCCTGA
- the lipA gene encoding lipoyl synthase has protein sequence MSAVAPDGRKMLRLEVRNSQTPIERKPEWIKTRAKMGPEYTKMQALVKGEGLHTVCQEAGCPNIYECWEDREATFLIGGDQCTRRCDFCQIDTGKPEALDRDEPRRVGESVVTMDLNYATITGVARDDLADGGAWLYAETVRQIHEQTAGREGGHTKVELLAPDFNAVPELLEEVFASRPEVFAHNVETVPRIFKRIRPGFRYERSLDVITQARAYGLVTKSNLILGMGEEREEVTQALKDLHEAGCELITITQYLRPSPRHHPVERWVKPAEFVELAKEAEEIGFSGVMSGPLVRSSYRAGRLYGQAMQKRANA, from the coding sequence GTGTCCGCAGTCGCACCCGACGGACGCAAGATGCTGCGCCTGGAGGTCCGTAACAGCCAGACCCCCATCGAGCGCAAGCCCGAGTGGATCAAGACCCGGGCGAAGATGGGTCCCGAGTACACCAAGATGCAGGCCCTGGTGAAGGGCGAAGGACTGCACACGGTCTGCCAGGAAGCCGGCTGTCCCAACATCTACGAATGCTGGGAGGACCGCGAGGCCACCTTCCTCATCGGTGGCGACCAGTGCACCCGGCGCTGTGACTTCTGCCAGATCGACACCGGCAAGCCCGAGGCCCTCGATCGCGACGAGCCGCGCCGCGTCGGCGAGTCCGTCGTCACGATGGACCTGAACTACGCCACGATCACCGGCGTCGCCCGCGACGACCTGGCCGACGGCGGCGCGTGGCTGTACGCCGAGACCGTGCGCCAGATCCACGAGCAGACGGCGGGCCGCGAGGGCGGCCACACCAAGGTCGAGCTGCTGGCCCCCGACTTCAACGCGGTGCCGGAGCTGCTCGAGGAGGTCTTCGCCTCCCGCCCCGAGGTCTTCGCGCACAACGTCGAGACGGTGCCGCGGATCTTCAAGCGGATCCGCCCGGGCTTCCGCTACGAGCGCTCGCTCGACGTGATCACCCAGGCGCGCGCCTACGGCCTGGTCACCAAGTCGAACCTGATCCTGGGCATGGGCGAGGAGCGCGAGGAAGTCACGCAGGCGCTCAAGGACCTCCACGAGGCGGGCTGCGAGCTCATCACCATCACCCAGTACCTGCGGCCGTCGCCGCGCCACCACCCCGTCGAGCGCTGGGTGAAGCCGGCGGAGTTCGTGGAGCTGGCGAAGGAGGCCGAGGAGATCGGCTTCTCCGGCGTGATGTCCGGCCCGCTGGTCAGGTCGTCGTACAGGGCAGGACGCCTCTACGGCCAGGCGATGCAGAAGCGTGCGAACGCCTGA
- the aceE gene encoding pyruvate dehydrogenase (acetyl-transferring), homodimeric type codes for MSDPVGKLPSELDQLPDRDTEETAEWAASLDAVAKAAGTRRAEYLLRRTLQHAEAAGLALPKLLETDYVNTIPTSAEPEFPGDMEMEAKITAWNRWNAAAMVTRGSKYGVGGHIATFASAAWLYETGFQHFFRGKEADGSGDQLYIQGHASPGIYARAFLDGRVSEQQLDNFRQESGGNGLPSYPHPRRLPWLWEFPTVSMGLGPLSAIYQARFNRYLQNRSIKDTANSHVWAFLGDGEMDEPESTAALALASREQLDNLTFVINCNLQRLDGPVRANFRVVQELEAQFRGAGWNVIKSLWGSAWDELFQLDTTGALVRRLREVPDAQFQTYATRDVAYIRQHFFGANAELVQLAAVLTDAKIAECFHSSRGGHEPRKVYAAYKAALEHKGAPTVILAQTVKGYTLGAGFESKNANHQMKKLTIDEFKDMRDLLGLPIPDSAFADGQVPYGHPGADSPEVRYLNERRAALGGPAPARKVHHVALPAPAERSFAPLLKGSGKQEMATTMAFVRLVKDLMRDKETGKRWVPIVPDEARTFGMESLFPSAGIYSPLGQTYEPVDRDQLMYYKEAKDGQILNEGITEAGAMADFIAACTSYATHGEPMIPFYIFYSMFGWQRTADQMWQLADQLGKGFIVGATAGRTTLTGEGLQHADGHSHLIASTNPASLNYDPAFAYEIAVIVKDGLRRMYGEKPEDVFYYLTVYNEPKVQPAMPEGVEEGILKGLYRFNTASSLESAPAADAPKIQLMASGTAIHWALEAQQLLAADWNVAADVWSATSWGELRRDALECDEALLRGEMRTPYVTRALEGVTSPVLAVSDWMRQVPDQISQWVEQDWTSLGTDGFGLSDTREGARRHFGVDAQSIVVAALAQLARRGEVPASSIKEARERYGL; via the coding sequence ATGTCCGACCCCGTAGGAAAGCTTCCGAGCGAGCTCGACCAGCTCCCGGACCGCGACACCGAGGAGACCGCCGAATGGGCGGCCTCCCTCGACGCCGTCGCCAAGGCCGCCGGTACGCGCCGCGCCGAATACCTGCTCCGCCGCACCCTCCAGCACGCCGAGGCCGCCGGCCTCGCCCTGCCGAAGCTGCTGGAGACGGACTACGTCAACACCATCCCCACCTCCGCGGAGCCCGAGTTCCCCGGTGACATGGAGATGGAAGCCAAGATCACCGCCTGGAACCGCTGGAACGCGGCCGCCATGGTGACCCGCGGCTCCAAGTACGGCGTCGGCGGCCACATCGCCACCTTCGCCTCGGCGGCCTGGCTCTACGAGACCGGCTTCCAGCACTTCTTCCGCGGGAAGGAGGCCGACGGATCGGGCGACCAGCTCTACATCCAGGGCCACGCCTCCCCCGGCATCTACGCCCGCGCCTTCCTCGACGGACGGGTCTCCGAGCAGCAGCTCGACAACTTCCGCCAGGAGTCCGGCGGCAACGGCCTGCCGTCCTACCCGCACCCGCGGCGCCTGCCCTGGCTGTGGGAGTTCCCGACGGTGTCCATGGGCCTCGGCCCGCTCTCCGCGATCTACCAGGCGCGCTTCAACCGCTACCTGCAGAACCGCAGCATCAAGGACACCGCCAACTCGCACGTCTGGGCCTTCCTCGGCGACGGCGAGATGGACGAGCCCGAGTCGACCGCCGCCCTGGCCCTGGCCTCCCGCGAGCAGCTCGACAACCTGACCTTCGTCATCAACTGCAACCTGCAGCGCCTCGACGGTCCGGTCCGCGCCAACTTCCGCGTCGTCCAGGAGCTGGAGGCCCAGTTCCGCGGCGCCGGCTGGAACGTCATCAAGTCCCTGTGGGGCTCCGCCTGGGACGAGCTCTTCCAGCTCGACACCACGGGCGCCCTGGTACGCCGCCTGCGCGAGGTACCGGACGCGCAGTTCCAGACGTACGCGACCCGCGACGTGGCCTACATCCGCCAGCACTTCTTCGGCGCCAACGCCGAGCTCGTGCAGCTGGCGGCCGTACTGACCGACGCGAAGATCGCCGAGTGCTTCCACAGCTCCCGCGGCGGCCACGAGCCCCGCAAGGTGTACGCCGCGTACAAGGCCGCCCTGGAGCACAAGGGCGCGCCGACCGTCATCCTCGCGCAGACCGTCAAGGGCTACACGCTGGGCGCCGGGTTCGAGTCGAAGAACGCGAACCACCAGATGAAGAAGCTGACGATCGACGAGTTCAAGGACATGCGAGACCTCCTCGGCCTCCCGATCCCCGACAGCGCCTTCGCCGACGGCCAGGTCCCGTACGGGCACCCGGGCGCGGACAGCCCCGAGGTCCGCTACCTGAACGAGCGCCGCGCGGCCCTCGGCGGCCCGGCCCCCGCCCGCAAGGTCCACCACGTGGCCCTGCCCGCCCCGGCCGAGCGCTCCTTCGCCCCGCTGCTCAAGGGCTCCGGCAAGCAGGAGATGGCCACCACCATGGCCTTCGTCCGGCTCGTCAAGGACCTGATGCGGGACAAGGAGACCGGCAAGCGCTGGGTGCCGATCGTCCCCGACGAGGCCCGCACCTTCGGTATGGAGTCCCTCTTCCCGTCGGCCGGCATCTACTCGCCGCTGGGCCAGACGTACGAGCCGGTCGACCGCGACCAGCTCATGTACTACAAGGAAGCCAAGGACGGCCAGATCCTCAACGAGGGGATCACCGAGGCCGGCGCCATGGCCGACTTCATCGCCGCCTGCACGTCGTACGCGACGCACGGCGAGCCGATGATCCCGTTCTACATCTTCTACTCGATGTTCGGCTGGCAGCGCACCGCCGACCAGATGTGGCAGCTCGCCGACCAGCTCGGCAAGGGCTTCATCGTCGGCGCCACCGCCGGGCGCACCACGCTGACCGGTGAGGGCCTCCAGCACGCGGACGGCCACTCGCACCTGATCGCGTCCACGAACCCGGCGTCGCTGAACTACGACCCGGCCTTCGCGTACGAGATCGCGGTGATCGTCAAGGACGGTCTGCGCCGCATGTACGGCGAGAAGCCGGAAGACGTCTTCTACTACCTGACGGTCTACAACGAGCCGAAGGTCCAGCCGGCCATGCCGGAGGGCGTCGAAGAGGGCATCCTCAAGGGCCTGTACCGCTTCAACACGGCCTCTTCGCTGGAGTCCGCCCCGGCGGCCGACGCCCCGAAGATCCAGCTGATGGCCTCGGGTACGGCGATCCACTGGGCCCTGGAGGCGCAGCAGCTGCTCGCCGCCGACTGGAACGTGGCCGCCGACGTCTGGTCCGCCACCTCCTGGGGCGAGCTGCGGCGCGACGCGCTGGAGTGCGACGAGGCGCTGCTGCGGGGCGAGATGCGCACTCCGTACGTCACCCGCGCGCTGGAGGGCGTCACCAGCCCGGTGCTGGCCGTCTCCGACTGGATGCGCCAGGTCCCGGACCAGATCAGCCAGTGGGTCGAGCAGGACTGGACCTCGCTGGGTACGGACGGCTTCGGCCTGTCCGACACCCGCGAGGGCGCCCGCCGCCACTTCGGTGTCGACGCGCAGTCGATCGTGGTGGCCGCACTGGCCCAGCTCGCCCGCCGCGGCGAGGTCCCGGCGTCCTCCATCAAGGAGGCCCGGGAGCGCTACGGCCTGTAG
- a CDS encoding SCO2195 family GlnR-regulated protein, with product MQAAPVRAIAIPTFSDAFRGIESLLMSGARRNAWTAVLEDRRRAKDRVETEHVLEAAATRTPQAT from the coding sequence ATGCAGGCCGCGCCCGTACGCGCCATCGCCATCCCGACCTTCTCCGACGCCTTCCGCGGCATCGAGTCGCTGCTGATGAGCGGCGCCCGCCGCAACGCGTGGACCGCCGTCCTCGAAGACCGCCGCAGGGCCAAGGACCGCGTCGAGACCGAGCACGTACTGGAGGCCGCGGCGACCCGGACCCCGCAGGCCACGTAA
- a CDS encoding DUF4191 domain-containing protein, with product MARKSNAETAANPGRLKQIALTYKMTRKADPKVGLIVAGVGIVTFGVFLAIGFLIDHPVYLGILGFLVAFLAMAIVFGRRAERAAFGQMEGQPGAAAAVLDNVGRGWTTTPAVAMNRSQDIVHRAVGKAGVVLIAEGNPNRVKSLLAAERRKMARILPDVPVHDFIVGTGEGEVPLKKVRTTLLKLPRVLTGPQITQVNDRLRAMGDLMSNMPVPKGPMPKGMRMPRGGKMR from the coding sequence ATGGCGAGGAAGTCAAACGCAGAGACTGCTGCGAACCCCGGGCGACTGAAGCAGATCGCCCTGACGTACAAGATGACGCGCAAGGCCGACCCGAAGGTCGGTCTGATCGTCGCGGGCGTGGGAATCGTCACCTTCGGTGTCTTTCTCGCGATCGGCTTCCTGATCGACCACCCGGTCTACCTGGGCATCCTGGGCTTCCTGGTGGCGTTCCTCGCGATGGCGATCGTCTTCGGGCGACGGGCCGAGCGGGCTGCCTTCGGGCAGATGGAGGGACAGCCGGGCGCGGCCGCGGCCGTACTGGACAACGTGGGACGGGGCTGGACGACCACCCCGGCCGTCGCGATGAACCGCAGCCAGGACATCGTCCACCGGGCCGTCGGCAAGGCCGGTGTGGTGCTGATCGCCGAGGGCAACCCGAACCGGGTCAAGAGCCTGCTCGCGGCCGAGCGGAGGAAGATGGCCCGGATCCTGCCCGACGTCCCGGTCCACGACTTCATCGTCGGTACCGGTGAGGGCGAGGTGCCGCTCAAGAAGGTCCGTACGACGCTGCTCAAGCTCCCGCGCGTCCTGACCGGCCCGCAGATCACCCAGGTCAACGACCGCCTGCGGGCCATGGGCGACCTGATGAGCAACATGCCGGTGCCGAAGGGCCCCATGCCCAAGGGCATGCGCATGCCGCGCGGCGGAAAGATGCGCTGA
- a CDS encoding SDR family NAD(P)-dependent oxidoreductase gives MNRYEGRRVLITGGGSGIGRATVHRILAEGGRVHTVDVNEAGLKVTAEQAAADGHADRLTTAVLDISDEQSVRTGVTAGVGALGGLDVLVNAAGILRSAHTHQTTLDFWNKVIAVNLTGTFLMIRESLPALLEGDQPVVVNFSSTSASFAHPYMSAYAASKGGIQSMTHALAAEYSKQGLRFVSVAPGSIESGMTTGTGPGLPEDTDWSLFTKLAPALGQGFAGPQTVAGVVAMLGSQDGAFITGTEIRIDGGTHY, from the coding sequence ATGAACCGTTACGAAGGACGTCGTGTCCTCATCACCGGCGGCGGCTCCGGCATCGGCCGGGCCACCGTCCACCGCATCCTCGCCGAGGGCGGCCGCGTCCACACCGTGGACGTCAACGAAGCCGGCCTCAAGGTCACCGCAGAGCAGGCGGCCGCCGACGGGCACGCGGACCGCCTGACCACCGCCGTACTGGACATATCCGACGAGCAGTCGGTCAGGACGGGTGTCACCGCCGGCGTCGGCGCGCTGGGCGGGCTGGACGTCCTGGTCAACGCGGCGGGCATCCTGCGCTCCGCGCACACCCACCAGACCACCCTCGACTTCTGGAACAAGGTCATCGCGGTCAACCTGACCGGCACCTTCCTGATGATCCGCGAGTCCCTCCCGGCCCTGCTGGAGGGCGACCAGCCGGTCGTCGTCAACTTCAGCTCGACCTCGGCGTCCTTCGCGCACCCCTACATGTCCGCCTACGCGGCCAGCAAGGGCGGCATCCAGTCCATGACCCACGCCCTCGCCGCCGAGTACAGCAAGCAGGGCCTGCGCTTCGTCTCCGTCGCCCCCGGCTCCATCGAGAGCGGCATGACCACCGGCACCGGCCCCGGCCTGCCCGAGGACACCGACTGGAGCCTGTTCACCAAGCTCGCCCCGGCCCTCGGCCAGGGCTTCGCCGGCCCGCAGACCGTGGCCGGCGTCGTCGCGATGCTGGGTTCCCAGGACGGCGCCTTCATCACGGGTACGGAGATCCGTATCGACGGCGGCACCCACTACTAG
- a CDS encoding RDD family protein, with translation MDNRQAIGSWLSGPRAAAEEMGVDFGYRGQRLGLPRSGPGSVARFGRRLGAVAIDWVGCQLIAYGLITHGDMAATRNWTLALFVTLSFLTVATVGFTPGKRILGLRVTAEDGGRLGVLRVLLRTVLLALVIPALVWDRDGRGLHDRLSRAVQVRM, from the coding sequence GTGGACAACAGGCAAGCAATCGGATCCTGGCTCTCCGGCCCCCGCGCGGCCGCCGAGGAGATGGGCGTCGACTTCGGCTACCGCGGCCAGCGCCTCGGCCTGCCCCGGTCGGGGCCCGGCTCGGTGGCCCGTTTCGGACGCCGGCTCGGCGCCGTGGCCATCGACTGGGTCGGCTGCCAGCTGATCGCCTACGGGCTGATCACCCACGGCGACATGGCCGCCACCCGCAACTGGACCCTCGCCCTCTTCGTGACCCTGTCGTTCCTGACGGTCGCCACCGTGGGCTTCACCCCCGGCAAGCGGATCCTCGGCCTCCGGGTGACCGCGGAGGACGGCGGCCGCCTCGGCGTCCTGCGCGTCCTGCTCCGCACGGTCCTGCTGGCCCTCGTCATCCCGGCCCTGGTCTGGGACCGCGACGGCCGGGGCCTCCACGACCGCCTCTCCCGCGCCGTCCAGGTGCGCATGTAA
- the glnA gene encoding type I glutamate--ammonia ligase, giving the protein MFQNADEVKQYIEENDVKFVDVRFCDLPGVMQHFTIPARAFDPAEELAFDGSSIRGFQAIHESDMALRADISTARLDPFRKDKTLNINFFIHDPITGEAYSRDPRNIAKKAEAYLASTGIADTAYFGPEAEFYVFDSVRFATTANESFYHIDSEAGAWNTGSEENNRGYKVRYKGGYFPVAPVDHFADLRAEISLELDAQGLQVERQHHEVGTGGQAEINYKFNTLLAAADDLMLFKYIVKNVAWRNGKTATFMPKPIFGDNGSGMHVHQSLWNGGEPLFYDEAGYAGLSDTARYYIGGILKHAPSLLAFTNPTVNSYHRLVPGFEAPVNMVYSQRNRSAAMRIPITGSNPKAKRVEFRAPDPSSNPYLAFAALLLAGLDGVKNKIEPMEPIDKDLYELSPDEHASVPQVPTSLDAVLKALEEDHEYLLAGGVFTPDLIETWIDYKRTHEIAPIALRPHPHEFEMYFDI; this is encoded by the coding sequence ATGTTCCAGAACGCCGACGAAGTGAAGCAGTACATCGAGGAGAACGACGTCAAGTTCGTCGACGTCCGCTTCTGCGACCTGCCTGGTGTGATGCAGCACTTCACCATTCCGGCGCGGGCGTTCGACCCGGCGGAGGAGCTCGCCTTCGACGGCTCCTCGATCCGCGGCTTCCAGGCCATCCACGAGTCCGACATGGCCCTGCGTGCCGACATCAGCACCGCGCGTCTGGACCCGTTCCGCAAGGACAAGACGCTCAACATCAACTTCTTCATCCACGACCCGATCACGGGTGAGGCCTACAGCCGCGACCCGCGCAACATCGCGAAGAAGGCCGAGGCGTACCTCGCCTCCACCGGCATCGCCGACACCGCGTACTTCGGGCCCGAGGCGGAGTTCTACGTCTTCGACAGCGTCCGCTTCGCCACCACCGCGAACGAGTCGTTCTACCACATCGACTCCGAGGCCGGCGCCTGGAACACCGGCTCCGAGGAGAACAACCGCGGTTACAAGGTCCGCTACAAGGGCGGCTACTTCCCGGTCGCCCCGGTCGACCACTTCGCGGACCTGCGCGCCGAGATCTCCCTGGAGCTCGACGCCCAGGGCCTCCAGGTCGAGCGTCAGCACCACGAGGTCGGCACCGGTGGCCAGGCCGAGATCAACTACAAGTTCAACACGCTGCTGGCCGCGGCCGACGACCTGATGCTCTTCAAGTACATCGTGAAGAACGTCGCCTGGCGCAACGGCAAGACCGCGACCTTCATGCCGAAGCCGATCTTCGGTGACAACGGTTCGGGCATGCACGTCCACCAGTCACTGTGGAACGGCGGCGAGCCGCTGTTCTACGACGAGGCCGGCTACGCGGGCCTGTCGGACACCGCCCGCTACTACATCGGCGGCATCCTCAAGCACGCCCCGTCGCTGCTGGCGTTCACCAACCCGACGGTGAACTCCTACCACCGCCTGGTGCCCGGCTTCGAGGCCCCGGTCAACATGGTGTACTCGCAGCGCAACCGCTCCGCGGCCATGCGCATCCCGATCACCGGCTCGAACCCGAAGGCCAAGCGCGTCGAGTTCCGCGCCCCGGACCCGTCCTCGAACCCGTACCTGGCGTTCGCGGCCTTGCTGCTGGCCGGCCTCGACGGCGTCAAGAACAAGATCGAGCCGATGGAGCCGATCGACAAGGACCTCTACGAGCTCTCCCCGGACGAGCACGCGAGCGTCCCGCAGGTCCCGACCAGCCTGGACGCGGTCCTCAAGGCCCTGGAAGAGGACCACGAGTACCTCCTGGCCGGCGGTGTCTTCACCCCCGACCTGATCGAGACCTGGATCGACTACAAGCGCACGCACGAGATCGCCCCGATCGCCCTGCGTCCGCACCCGCACGAGTTCGAGATGTACTTCGACATCTAA